In Ptychodera flava strain L36383 chromosome 17, AS_Pfla_20210202, whole genome shotgun sequence, one genomic interval encodes:
- the LOC139115382 gene encoding gamma-2-syntrophin-like isoform X1, with product MSIWFADTLISVGLEPIVLLMCRNMAKPGELRPPLWHLHGVKTGYFSVSDGKHEPEAVRVQLSRESLILQKEEYVSVPVVNHNTNFPGDDEEMTKERTVTIRRQRIGGLGLSIKGGAEHGIPILVSRIFKDQAADQTGQLYVGDAILKVNGVDIEDATHDDAVAALKNAGAEVRLTVRHFKAATPYLRQNVKRPPGASNENGTGGEYSHMNGPDSEGSEVNNGADAITVEELQVSPKLEKRWTDVLMVPLLMARITRYMPGSDKIRNLAFEVIAMDGTSSGVIHCNDSAEQVEWIKAISANVATLNAQSMKITNNLLPHTEQVLHMGWLSERLPASRSWQHWKPKFLAIRGSEIMIFDSPPVNTRDWVRCERSYKLCEVLCRLFKESELADERPNSFSLQSGSGSNHYLSTETKGEMHVWLNAVQKATFTAVAKLGSKTYGCTWRGKVVGLTLDFSNGFTLFDAQNKQIILWKYRFSQLKGSSDDGKAKVKLHFQNSSANQIETQELECPNLTKLLYCMHAFLSAKLAAVDPIFMKNTAQLEVPPENVL from the exons GTGAAGACAGGGTATTTCTCCGTCAGTGACGGAAAACACGAGCCAGAAGCCGTGAGAGTACAGCTATCCAGGGAATCcttgattttacaaaaagaagaaTACGTTAGCGTGCCAGTCGTGAATCACAAC aCCAACTTTCCTGGAGATGACGAAGAAATGACAAAG GAAAGAACGGTTACTATCAGGAGACAGCGGATTGGAGGGTTGGGTCTCAGTATAAAG gGTGGGGCTGAGCACGGAATTCCAATTTTAGTGTCTAGGATATTCAAAGACCAAGCAG CTGATCAAACAGGCCAACTCTACGTGGGagatgcaatattaaaa GTGAATGGTGTTGATATAGAAGATGCCACACACGATGATGCT GTGGCAGCCTTAAAGAACGCCGGAGCTGAAGTCAGATTGACTGTGCGTCACTTCAAAGCAGCCACTCCGTATCTCAGACAAAATG TAAAAAGGCCGCCAGGTGCAAGCAATGAGAATGGTACAGGAGGAGAATACAGTCACATGAATGGACCTGACTCAGAGGGCAGTGAG GTTAATAATGGTGCTGATGCTATAACTGTTGAGGAGCTACAAGTTTCACCAAAACTTGAGAAACGGTGGACGGATGTACTGATGGTTCCTTTGCTCATGGCTAGAATAACAAGATATATGCCTGGTAGTGATAAAATTAG GAATTTAGCATTTGAAGTTATCGCAATGGACGGCACGTCGTCTGGTGTGATACACTGTAACGATTCAGCGGAACAAGTGGAATGGATCAAAGCAATATCAGCAAACGTTGCAACTCTCAATGCACAATCA atgaaaattacaaataactTGTTGCCACACACAGAACAG GTGCTGCACATGGGTTGGCTGAGCGAGAGACTACCGGCCAGCAGATCATGGCAACATTGGAAACCTAAATTTTTAGCAATAAGAGGATCAGAGATAATGATCTTTGATAGCCCACCG GTAAACACAAGAGATTGGGTGCGATGTGAGAGGAGTTATAAATTATGCGAAGTACTATGCAGACTTTTTAAG GAATCGGAATTGGCAGATGAGAGACCGAATAGTTTTTCACTGCAGAGTGGCTCAGGGTCCAACCATTACCTCAGTACGGAAACCAAAGGTGAAATGCATGTCTGGCTAAATGCAGTTCAGAAAGCGACTTTCACTGCTGTGGCAAAATTAGGG AGCAAGACTTACGGCTGTACATGGAGAGGGAAAGTTGTTGGTCTGACGTTAGACTTCAGCAATGGTTTCACACTCTTTGATGCTCAAAATAAG cAAATTATACTGTGGAAGTACAGATTTTCACAGCTGAAAGGTTCCTCAGACGACGGCAAGGCTAAAGTGAAACTCCACTTTCAGAATTCGTCAGCCAACCAAATCGAAACACAG GAACTTGAGTGTCCAAACCTTACAAAGCTACTCtactgcatgcatgcatttctGTCAGCCAAACTCGCGGCTGTTGATCCgatattcatgaaaaacacagcCCAGTTGGAGGTGCCTCCAGAGAATGTCC
- the LOC139115382 gene encoding gamma-2-syntrophin-like isoform X4, which produces MTAVKTGYFSVSDGKHEPEAVRVQLSRESLILQKEEYVSVPVVNHNTNFPGDDEEMTKERTVTIRRQRIGGLGLSIKGGAEHGIPILVSRIFKDQAADQTGQLYVGDAILKVNGVDIEDATHDDAVAALKNAGAEVRLTVRHFKAATPYLRQNVKRPPGASNENGTGGEYSHMNGPDSEGSEVNNGADAITVEELQVSPKLEKRWTDVLMVPLLMARITRYMPGSDKIRNLAFEVIAMDGTSSGVIHCNDSAEQVEWIKAISANVATLNAQSMKITNNLLPHTEQVLHMGWLSERLPASRSWQHWKPKFLAIRGSEIMIFDSPPVNTRDWVRCERSYKLCEVLCRLFKESELADERPNSFSLQSGSGSNHYLSTETKGEMHVWLNAVQKATFTAVAKLGSKTYGCTWRGKVVGLTLDFSNGFTLFDAQNKQIILWKYRFSQLKGSSDDGKAKVKLHFQNSSANQIETQELECPNLTKLLYCMHAFLSAKLAAVDPIFMKNTAQLEVPPENVL; this is translated from the exons GTGAAGACAGGGTATTTCTCCGTCAGTGACGGAAAACACGAGCCAGAAGCCGTGAGAGTACAGCTATCCAGGGAATCcttgattttacaaaaagaagaaTACGTTAGCGTGCCAGTCGTGAATCACAAC aCCAACTTTCCTGGAGATGACGAAGAAATGACAAAG GAAAGAACGGTTACTATCAGGAGACAGCGGATTGGAGGGTTGGGTCTCAGTATAAAG gGTGGGGCTGAGCACGGAATTCCAATTTTAGTGTCTAGGATATTCAAAGACCAAGCAG CTGATCAAACAGGCCAACTCTACGTGGGagatgcaatattaaaa GTGAATGGTGTTGATATAGAAGATGCCACACACGATGATGCT GTGGCAGCCTTAAAGAACGCCGGAGCTGAAGTCAGATTGACTGTGCGTCACTTCAAAGCAGCCACTCCGTATCTCAGACAAAATG TAAAAAGGCCGCCAGGTGCAAGCAATGAGAATGGTACAGGAGGAGAATACAGTCACATGAATGGACCTGACTCAGAGGGCAGTGAG GTTAATAATGGTGCTGATGCTATAACTGTTGAGGAGCTACAAGTTTCACCAAAACTTGAGAAACGGTGGACGGATGTACTGATGGTTCCTTTGCTCATGGCTAGAATAACAAGATATATGCCTGGTAGTGATAAAATTAG GAATTTAGCATTTGAAGTTATCGCAATGGACGGCACGTCGTCTGGTGTGATACACTGTAACGATTCAGCGGAACAAGTGGAATGGATCAAAGCAATATCAGCAAACGTTGCAACTCTCAATGCACAATCA atgaaaattacaaataactTGTTGCCACACACAGAACAG GTGCTGCACATGGGTTGGCTGAGCGAGAGACTACCGGCCAGCAGATCATGGCAACATTGGAAACCTAAATTTTTAGCAATAAGAGGATCAGAGATAATGATCTTTGATAGCCCACCG GTAAACACAAGAGATTGGGTGCGATGTGAGAGGAGTTATAAATTATGCGAAGTACTATGCAGACTTTTTAAG GAATCGGAATTGGCAGATGAGAGACCGAATAGTTTTTCACTGCAGAGTGGCTCAGGGTCCAACCATTACCTCAGTACGGAAACCAAAGGTGAAATGCATGTCTGGCTAAATGCAGTTCAGAAAGCGACTTTCACTGCTGTGGCAAAATTAGGG AGCAAGACTTACGGCTGTACATGGAGAGGGAAAGTTGTTGGTCTGACGTTAGACTTCAGCAATGGTTTCACACTCTTTGATGCTCAAAATAAG cAAATTATACTGTGGAAGTACAGATTTTCACAGCTGAAAGGTTCCTCAGACGACGGCAAGGCTAAAGTGAAACTCCACTTTCAGAATTCGTCAGCCAACCAAATCGAAACACAG GAACTTGAGTGTCCAAACCTTACAAAGCTACTCtactgcatgcatgcatttctGTCAGCCAAACTCGCGGCTGTTGATCCgatattcatgaaaaacacagcCCAGTTGGAGGTGCCTCCAGAGAATGTCC
- the LOC139115382 gene encoding gamma-2-syntrophin-like isoform X3: MDIDNRHAWRRGGLRVKTGYFSVSDGKHEPEAVRVQLSRESLILQKEEYVSVPVVNHNTNFPGDDEEMTKERTVTIRRQRIGGLGLSIKGGAEHGIPILVSRIFKDQAADQTGQLYVGDAILKVNGVDIEDATHDDAVAALKNAGAEVRLTVRHFKAATPYLRQNVKRPPGASNENGTGGEYSHMNGPDSEGSEVNNGADAITVEELQVSPKLEKRWTDVLMVPLLMARITRYMPGSDKIRNLAFEVIAMDGTSSGVIHCNDSAEQVEWIKAISANVATLNAQSMKITNNLLPHTEQVLHMGWLSERLPASRSWQHWKPKFLAIRGSEIMIFDSPPVNTRDWVRCERSYKLCEVLCRLFKESELADERPNSFSLQSGSGSNHYLSTETKGEMHVWLNAVQKATFTAVAKLGSKTYGCTWRGKVVGLTLDFSNGFTLFDAQNKQIILWKYRFSQLKGSSDDGKAKVKLHFQNSSANQIETQELECPNLTKLLYCMHAFLSAKLAAVDPIFMKNTAQLEVPPENVL; encoded by the exons GTGAAGACAGGGTATTTCTCCGTCAGTGACGGAAAACACGAGCCAGAAGCCGTGAGAGTACAGCTATCCAGGGAATCcttgattttacaaaaagaagaaTACGTTAGCGTGCCAGTCGTGAATCACAAC aCCAACTTTCCTGGAGATGACGAAGAAATGACAAAG GAAAGAACGGTTACTATCAGGAGACAGCGGATTGGAGGGTTGGGTCTCAGTATAAAG gGTGGGGCTGAGCACGGAATTCCAATTTTAGTGTCTAGGATATTCAAAGACCAAGCAG CTGATCAAACAGGCCAACTCTACGTGGGagatgcaatattaaaa GTGAATGGTGTTGATATAGAAGATGCCACACACGATGATGCT GTGGCAGCCTTAAAGAACGCCGGAGCTGAAGTCAGATTGACTGTGCGTCACTTCAAAGCAGCCACTCCGTATCTCAGACAAAATG TAAAAAGGCCGCCAGGTGCAAGCAATGAGAATGGTACAGGAGGAGAATACAGTCACATGAATGGACCTGACTCAGAGGGCAGTGAG GTTAATAATGGTGCTGATGCTATAACTGTTGAGGAGCTACAAGTTTCACCAAAACTTGAGAAACGGTGGACGGATGTACTGATGGTTCCTTTGCTCATGGCTAGAATAACAAGATATATGCCTGGTAGTGATAAAATTAG GAATTTAGCATTTGAAGTTATCGCAATGGACGGCACGTCGTCTGGTGTGATACACTGTAACGATTCAGCGGAACAAGTGGAATGGATCAAAGCAATATCAGCAAACGTTGCAACTCTCAATGCACAATCA atgaaaattacaaataactTGTTGCCACACACAGAACAG GTGCTGCACATGGGTTGGCTGAGCGAGAGACTACCGGCCAGCAGATCATGGCAACATTGGAAACCTAAATTTTTAGCAATAAGAGGATCAGAGATAATGATCTTTGATAGCCCACCG GTAAACACAAGAGATTGGGTGCGATGTGAGAGGAGTTATAAATTATGCGAAGTACTATGCAGACTTTTTAAG GAATCGGAATTGGCAGATGAGAGACCGAATAGTTTTTCACTGCAGAGTGGCTCAGGGTCCAACCATTACCTCAGTACGGAAACCAAAGGTGAAATGCATGTCTGGCTAAATGCAGTTCAGAAAGCGACTTTCACTGCTGTGGCAAAATTAGGG AGCAAGACTTACGGCTGTACATGGAGAGGGAAAGTTGTTGGTCTGACGTTAGACTTCAGCAATGGTTTCACACTCTTTGATGCTCAAAATAAG cAAATTATACTGTGGAAGTACAGATTTTCACAGCTGAAAGGTTCCTCAGACGACGGCAAGGCTAAAGTGAAACTCCACTTTCAGAATTCGTCAGCCAACCAAATCGAAACACAG GAACTTGAGTGTCCAAACCTTACAAAGCTACTCtactgcatgcatgcatttctGTCAGCCAAACTCGCGGCTGTTGATCCgatattcatgaaaaacacagcCCAGTTGGAGGTGCCTCCAGAGAATGTCC
- the LOC139115382 gene encoding gamma-2-syntrophin-like isoform X2 — protein sequence MTRNPGMHWYYEFESCIFDQEMPFLRETPACMVNLPEQVKTGYFSVSDGKHEPEAVRVQLSRESLILQKEEYVSVPVVNHNTNFPGDDEEMTKERTVTIRRQRIGGLGLSIKGGAEHGIPILVSRIFKDQAADQTGQLYVGDAILKVNGVDIEDATHDDAVAALKNAGAEVRLTVRHFKAATPYLRQNVKRPPGASNENGTGGEYSHMNGPDSEGSEVNNGADAITVEELQVSPKLEKRWTDVLMVPLLMARITRYMPGSDKIRNLAFEVIAMDGTSSGVIHCNDSAEQVEWIKAISANVATLNAQSMKITNNLLPHTEQVLHMGWLSERLPASRSWQHWKPKFLAIRGSEIMIFDSPPVNTRDWVRCERSYKLCEVLCRLFKESELADERPNSFSLQSGSGSNHYLSTETKGEMHVWLNAVQKATFTAVAKLGSKTYGCTWRGKVVGLTLDFSNGFTLFDAQNKQIILWKYRFSQLKGSSDDGKAKVKLHFQNSSANQIETQELECPNLTKLLYCMHAFLSAKLAAVDPIFMKNTAQLEVPPENVL from the exons GTGAAGACAGGGTATTTCTCCGTCAGTGACGGAAAACACGAGCCAGAAGCCGTGAGAGTACAGCTATCCAGGGAATCcttgattttacaaaaagaagaaTACGTTAGCGTGCCAGTCGTGAATCACAAC aCCAACTTTCCTGGAGATGACGAAGAAATGACAAAG GAAAGAACGGTTACTATCAGGAGACAGCGGATTGGAGGGTTGGGTCTCAGTATAAAG gGTGGGGCTGAGCACGGAATTCCAATTTTAGTGTCTAGGATATTCAAAGACCAAGCAG CTGATCAAACAGGCCAACTCTACGTGGGagatgcaatattaaaa GTGAATGGTGTTGATATAGAAGATGCCACACACGATGATGCT GTGGCAGCCTTAAAGAACGCCGGAGCTGAAGTCAGATTGACTGTGCGTCACTTCAAAGCAGCCACTCCGTATCTCAGACAAAATG TAAAAAGGCCGCCAGGTGCAAGCAATGAGAATGGTACAGGAGGAGAATACAGTCACATGAATGGACCTGACTCAGAGGGCAGTGAG GTTAATAATGGTGCTGATGCTATAACTGTTGAGGAGCTACAAGTTTCACCAAAACTTGAGAAACGGTGGACGGATGTACTGATGGTTCCTTTGCTCATGGCTAGAATAACAAGATATATGCCTGGTAGTGATAAAATTAG GAATTTAGCATTTGAAGTTATCGCAATGGACGGCACGTCGTCTGGTGTGATACACTGTAACGATTCAGCGGAACAAGTGGAATGGATCAAAGCAATATCAGCAAACGTTGCAACTCTCAATGCACAATCA atgaaaattacaaataactTGTTGCCACACACAGAACAG GTGCTGCACATGGGTTGGCTGAGCGAGAGACTACCGGCCAGCAGATCATGGCAACATTGGAAACCTAAATTTTTAGCAATAAGAGGATCAGAGATAATGATCTTTGATAGCCCACCG GTAAACACAAGAGATTGGGTGCGATGTGAGAGGAGTTATAAATTATGCGAAGTACTATGCAGACTTTTTAAG GAATCGGAATTGGCAGATGAGAGACCGAATAGTTTTTCACTGCAGAGTGGCTCAGGGTCCAACCATTACCTCAGTACGGAAACCAAAGGTGAAATGCATGTCTGGCTAAATGCAGTTCAGAAAGCGACTTTCACTGCTGTGGCAAAATTAGGG AGCAAGACTTACGGCTGTACATGGAGAGGGAAAGTTGTTGGTCTGACGTTAGACTTCAGCAATGGTTTCACACTCTTTGATGCTCAAAATAAG cAAATTATACTGTGGAAGTACAGATTTTCACAGCTGAAAGGTTCCTCAGACGACGGCAAGGCTAAAGTGAAACTCCACTTTCAGAATTCGTCAGCCAACCAAATCGAAACACAG GAACTTGAGTGTCCAAACCTTACAAAGCTACTCtactgcatgcatgcatttctGTCAGCCAAACTCGCGGCTGTTGATCCgatattcatgaaaaacacagcCCAGTTGGAGGTGCCTCCAGAGAATGTCC